Proteins encoded within one genomic window of Acinetobacter sp. WCHA55:
- a CDS encoding acyltransferase family protein yields MRNYKIDILRGVSILLVLIHHFNIPYKLHDTFLGIPIGGESLSNLIARNGNYGVTMFFVISGFLITQHTLQRNGSLAQIQLKDFYVRRIARIMPCLVLLIAMVSVLGSLGLNPFINQAPNGVEVSYAVTVLSALSFWMNLLIIEYGWVNYALGVLWSLSVEEVFYLAFPVLCLALGRGKGFIVFLLAVIAYAPYFRALHFGEESGAYLYHYFSSFDGIAIGCLTAMYAQHFKGTIYNQKMIVAVTAFLMTALYVYAPIKEVSTWGISVFALLTALLIFCFSQEPKAKPVSHMARSLVWIGQRSYEMYLFHLIILGLMKVVYFPKATLAAEKLMLLPVYFIAVFILSWAIEKYYSTPLNLKIRQLGMRS; encoded by the coding sequence ATGCGTAATTATAAAATTGACATCCTGCGTGGCGTGTCCATCCTTTTGGTGCTGATTCACCATTTCAATATCCCTTATAAACTGCATGATACCTTTCTCGGCATCCCCATTGGCGGCGAAAGCTTAAGTAACTTGATTGCAAGAAATGGTAACTATGGTGTGACCATGTTTTTTGTCATTTCTGGTTTTTTGATCACCCAACATACTTTGCAGCGCAACGGTTCTTTGGCGCAGATTCAGTTGAAAGATTTTTATGTTCGCAGGATTGCCCGGATTATGCCGTGTCTGGTGTTATTGATCGCAATGGTTAGCGTGCTTGGGAGTTTAGGGTTGAACCCATTTATCAATCAGGCGCCCAATGGCGTAGAGGTGTCCTATGCTGTGACTGTTCTTTCAGCTTTGAGTTTCTGGATGAATCTACTGATTATTGAATATGGTTGGGTGAACTATGCTTTGGGCGTATTGTGGTCTTTATCGGTTGAAGAAGTCTTCTATTTAGCCTTTCCTGTCCTGTGTTTAGCACTGGGTCGGGGCAAAGGCTTTATTGTTTTTCTGCTCGCCGTCATCGCGTATGCACCGTATTTTCGTGCCCTCCATTTTGGTGAGGAAAGTGGGGCTTATCTGTATCACTATTTTTCTAGCTTTGATGGAATTGCGATTGGCTGCCTCACCGCAATGTATGCGCAGCATTTCAAAGGAACTATTTATAATCAAAAAATGATTGTTGCAGTAACCGCGTTTCTAATGACCGCTTTATATGTTTATGCACCCATCAAAGAGGTGAGTACTTGGGGCATCAGCGTATTTGCGTTACTGACGGCATTACTCATATTTTGCTTTTCTCAAGAGCCGAAAGCTAAACCTGTTTCACACATGGCACGGAGTTTGGTCTGGATTGGGCAGCGCAGCTATGAAATGTATCTGTTTCATTTGATTATTCTTGGCTTAATGAAAGTGGTGTATTTCCCAAAAGCCACTTTAGCGGCTGAAAAGTTGATGTTGTTGCCTGTTTATTTTATCGCGGTGTTTATTTTGAGTTGGGCGATTGAGAAATATTATTCGACCCCGCTCAATTTAAAAATTCGTCAATTGGGGATGCGGTCATAG
- a CDS encoding RidA family protein, with protein sequence MSHSDIQKFNTNEVMSAVTVFNQVVYLSGQVPKNTDNDVAGQTREILATIDELLALANTDKSRLLSAQLYIKNLSDFSTVNAIWIDWMNGCVAPSRATIQADLVNPNWLIEIAVTAAQN encoded by the coding sequence ATGTCACATTCAGACATTCAAAAATTCAACACCAACGAAGTCATGAGTGCAGTCACTGTGTTTAATCAAGTGGTGTATTTGTCAGGGCAAGTGCCAAAAAATACCGACAATGATGTCGCAGGTCAGACCCGTGAAATTTTAGCAACAATTGATGAGCTTTTAGCTTTGGCAAATACAGATAAATCACGTTTGTTATCTGCTCAGCTTTACATCAAAAATCTCTCTGATTTTTCTACAGTCAATGCGATTTGGATTGATTGGATGAACGGTTGTGTAGCACCTTCACGTGCCACGATTCAGGCTGATTTGGTGAATCCAAACTGGTTGATCGAAATTGCAGTAACGGCCGCACAAAACTAA
- a CDS encoding EcsC family protein, which yields MADSNNKQRSGFFSNAFGVAKKLSHTGLDILNQVSQDTTSALTNATTGDRAGTKTKSKNKRYEHPQQVLRDHLPTVSRHLLGRHYVNANRVAHFVSPQLSDKAADYFFSQLNQFSSNMSSVDAVLDEAGVRDLEMLTQDVDRSKRISQALSEQNKIIAILQGALTGATGFVGSTVDVPASLVMSLRMIYQVGRSYGFDLTKESDQDIVQFIFKQIDLGLIAEKQTLLIAIKAISSTLQTHDVSQLQQLLGSSNDIEALKKWLTNADGQLKWGQSIANLSLLNKLAKLTPIASAGVSAAYSWRLVDDVHQKAQLVFSQARQYIIQQKDTSLSALTAYERSLELLVKASPRLLSQRSTSETDSLDLKLGTEVELNGHQSIAKVKIQKKSDKVTEPVATEEQVQQGLEQLADQMVEPHDAVAPQQPALHMEEDLADLYSVDEVEETTQNNNESFTENEPDTASKITAQPAVELTEKKVTKRRNVPSKK from the coding sequence ATGGCGGATTCAAACAATAAACAGCGCAGTGGTTTCTTTTCAAATGCCTTCGGAGTGGCTAAAAAGCTCAGCCATACAGGTCTAGACATATTAAACCAAGTAAGCCAAGATACGACTTCAGCACTGACCAATGCTACAACTGGTGATCGTGCGGGTACAAAAACAAAATCGAAAAATAAGCGTTATGAACACCCGCAGCAAGTCTTGAGAGACCACCTGCCGACAGTATCACGTCATTTATTGGGACGTCATTATGTCAACGCAAATCGAGTCGCGCATTTTGTGTCACCACAACTTTCAGATAAGGCCGCAGATTATTTTTTTAGTCAGCTTAATCAGTTTAGCTCGAATATGAGCTCGGTCGATGCCGTTTTAGATGAAGCGGGCGTGCGTGATTTAGAAATGCTGACCCAAGATGTCGACCGTTCAAAAAGGATTAGTCAGGCACTGTCCGAACAAAATAAAATTATTGCTATCTTGCAAGGCGCACTGACTGGAGCAACAGGTTTTGTGGGTTCAACCGTAGATGTACCCGCTTCCTTAGTGATGTCGTTACGTATGATTTACCAAGTGGGGCGTTCTTATGGTTTTGACTTAACTAAAGAATCTGATCAAGACATCGTCCAGTTTATTTTTAAACAGATTGATCTTGGGCTGATTGCGGAAAAACAAACCTTGTTGATAGCGATAAAAGCGATTTCAAGTACCTTGCAAACACATGATGTCTCTCAGCTACAACAGCTTTTAGGTTCAAGCAATGACATTGAGGCCTTAAAGAAATGGTTGACCAATGCCGATGGTCAGCTGAAATGGGGACAGTCGATTGCTAACCTATCGCTACTGAATAAGCTGGCAAAACTCACACCAATTGCCAGTGCAGGGGTGAGTGCAGCTTATAGTTGGCGCCTTGTTGATGATGTACACCAAAAAGCACAACTGGTTTTTTCACAAGCCCGTCAATATATCATTCAACAAAAAGATACCAGTCTGAGTGCTTTAACTGCATATGAACGCTCACTTGAGCTTTTGGTGAAAGCCTCGCCACGACTGCTGTCACAGCGCAGTACATCAGAGACCGATAGTCTAGATTTAAAGCTTGGGACTGAAGTGGAGTTAAATGGTCATCAAAGTATTGCTAAGGTTAAAATCCAGAAAAAATCCGACAAAGTCACAGAGCCTGTCGCAACTGAAGAGCAAGTTCAACAAGGTCTGGAACAGCTCGCAGATCAAATGGTTGAGCCTCATGATGCTGTCGCACCCCAGCAACCAGCCTTACACATGGAGGAGGATCTTGCAGACTTATATTCAGTGGATGAGGTTGAAGAGACCACACAGAACAATAATGAGTCTTTTACGGAAAATGAACCTGACACAGCTTCAAAAATTACAGCGCAACCTGCTGTAGAGCTGACTGAAAAAAAGGTTACAAAAAGACGAAATGTTCCAAGTAAAAAATAA
- the rpsG gene encoding 30S ribosomal protein S7 — protein MPRRRVVAAREILPDPKFSSQTIAKFMNHVMQDGKKSIAESIVYGALDRVQEKNKVDPVEFFETTLEKVRPMVEVKARRVGGATYQVPMEVRPSRRTALAMRWLVDAAAKRSEKTMALRLAGELLDAAEGKGAAVKKRDDVHRMAEANKAFSHYRF, from the coding sequence ATGCCAAGACGTCGCGTAGTTGCTGCTCGTGAAATCCTTCCGGATCCTAAGTTCAGCAGCCAAACAATCGCTAAATTCATGAACCACGTAATGCAAGATGGTAAAAAATCTATTGCTGAAAGTATCGTTTACGGTGCTTTAGACCGCGTTCAAGAAAAAAACAAAGTAGACCCAGTTGAATTTTTCGAGACTACTCTTGAAAAAGTTCGTCCTATGGTTGAAGTAAAAGCACGCCGTGTTGGTGGTGCTACTTATCAAGTACCTATGGAAGTACGCCCATCCCGTCGTACTGCTCTAGCTATGCGTTGGTTAGTAGATGCTGCTGCTAAGCGTTCTGAAAAAACTATGGCTTTACGTCTTGCTGGTGAGTTGCTTGATGCAGCTGAAGGTAAAGGCGCAGCGGTTAAAAAACGTGATGACGTGCATCGTATGGCTGAAGCCAACAAAGCATTCTCTCACTACCGCTTCTAA
- the alr gene encoding alanine racemase yields MPRPITAVIHSQSLQHNLNVARTKMPNSQVYAVVKANAYGHGIERVYQAFKSADGFALLDLAEAKRIRALGWTGPILLLEGIFSEQDLFDCHELGLSFSIHSEYQLEWLARFPLEAEFDVYLKMNSGMNRLGFRPEQYRQVWQQLSNLPQVQRLTHMMHFSDADGERFGRDGIAHQCQLFDAITHDLPGARSVSNSAAILRHEQLQSDVIRSGIMLYGSSPDYPTHSIQDWDLQPAMSLRSELIAIQQLKAGDSVGYGSKFIAESDMRVGIVACGYADGYQRITATGTPILVDGQRSSLVGRVSMDMLAVDLSHLPNAQVGSEVVLWGTSKQGTVLSIDEVAAGSGTIGYELMCAVTARVNFIQD; encoded by the coding sequence ATGCCACGTCCAATTACTGCAGTGATTCATAGCCAATCACTGCAGCATAATTTAAATGTTGCTCGCACTAAAATGCCGAATAGCCAAGTCTATGCGGTGGTCAAAGCCAATGCTTATGGTCACGGTATTGAACGCGTCTATCAAGCGTTCAAATCTGCCGATGGTTTTGCGCTACTCGATTTGGCAGAGGCAAAACGCATTCGTGCTTTGGGTTGGACAGGCCCAATTTTGTTACTTGAAGGTATTTTCTCAGAGCAAGATCTATTTGACTGCCATGAGCTAGGTTTAAGCTTCAGTATTCATAGTGAATATCAACTTGAATGGTTAGCGCGTTTTCCTTTAGAGGCAGAGTTCGATGTTTATTTAAAAATGAACAGCGGCATGAACCGTTTAGGTTTCCGTCCTGAACAGTACCGTCAAGTGTGGCAGCAGCTTTCAAACTTGCCTCAAGTTCAACGTTTGACCCATATGATGCATTTTTCGGATGCCGATGGTGAGCGTTTCGGACGTGACGGCATTGCACATCAATGTCAGTTATTTGATGCCATTACCCATGATCTACCAGGTGCACGTTCAGTCAGTAACAGTGCAGCCATCTTACGTCATGAACAGTTGCAGTCGGATGTGATCCGCAGCGGCATCATGCTCTATGGTAGCTCACCAGATTATCCAACCCATTCGATTCAAGACTGGGATTTGCAACCCGCCATGAGTTTGCGTAGCGAGTTGATTGCCATTCAGCAGTTAAAAGCAGGCGATAGTGTCGGTTATGGCTCAAAGTTCATTGCTGAAAGCGACATGCGTGTGGGTATTGTGGCTTGTGGTTATGCCGATGGTTATCAACGGATTACCGCAACAGGTACGCCTATTTTAGTCGATGGACAACGCAGTAGCTTGGTCGGACGGGTGAGCATGGACATGTTAGCGGTCGATTTATCTCACCTCCCAAATGCCCAAGTTGGCAGCGAAGTGGTGCTGTGGGGTACTTCGAAACAGGGCACTGTGCTTAGCATTGATGAAGTCGCAGCAGGTTCAGGCACGATTGGCTATGAGCTGATGTGTGCTGTTACTGCACGTGTCAATTTTATCCAAGATTAA
- a CDS encoding Lrp/AsnC ligand binding domain-containing protein, protein MRKLDRIDQQILDILQRDGRIAISELASRVNLSTTPCSERVKRLERDGIIMGYYARLNPQLVDRNLLVFLEIKLSAKSGDVFDQVARDLVEIPEVLECHLISGEFDYLVKARLKEMSAYRRLLGDLLKKLPSSASSHSYIVMEEVKESFYLDIR, encoded by the coding sequence ATGCGTAAATTAGATCGGATTGATCAGCAAATTTTAGACATTTTGCAGCGCGATGGACGAATTGCGATTAGTGAATTGGCTTCTCGCGTTAACCTTTCAACCACGCCATGTTCGGAACGCGTCAAACGCTTAGAGCGTGATGGTATTATCATGGGTTACTACGCACGCCTCAATCCGCAACTGGTCGATCGAAACTTATTGGTATTTTTAGAAATTAAGCTGTCAGCTAAGTCTGGCGATGTGTTTGATCAAGTGGCGCGTGACTTGGTCGAAATTCCTGAGGTTTTAGAATGCCATCTGATTTCAGGTGAATTCGATTATTTGGTCAAAGCCCGTTTAAAAGAAATGAGTGCCTACCGACGCCTATTGGGTGATTTACTAAAAAAACTGCCCTCTTCAGCGTCATCGCACAGTTATATTGTGATGGAAGAAGTCAAAGAAAGTTTTTATTTGGACATTCGCTAA
- a CDS encoding amino acid permease produces the protein MTTTPQADGANASSHELQRKLSNRHLQLIAIGGAIGTGLFMGSGKTISLAGPSILIIYMIIGTMFFFLMRALGEILLSNLHYKSFIDMAHDLIGPGAGYYIGWSYWLGWVLVGIADLAAIINYLGFWLPPDMTFTPMGQALISVGCVLFVLGLNLLTVKLFGEIEFWFALIKILAILGLIVIGGFMVFSHFQVPGGSVASFSHVWSHGGMFPQGGSGFLAGFQIALFAFVGVELIGTMAAETKDPEKNLPKAVNAIPTRIILFYVLSLFVVMSVTPWNQIPADQSPFVSLFLHAGIPTSAIIMNLVVLSSVMSSMNSGVFSTSRMLFGLAREGQAPQSLARLSKRAVPAKGLFFSCAFIMAGAALQYFVPNTVEAFTLASSLCVILFISIWSIIMVCYIRYRKLRPELHAKSTFKMPGGVWMSYVVLIFLFFTLVILSLEADTLRALMISPLWVIILAVTYQLLYKPRMKKRLLEQQLDN, from the coding sequence ATGACGACTACCCCACAAGCTGACGGTGCAAATGCATCATCGCATGAATTACAACGGAAATTATCCAACCGCCACCTGCAATTGATTGCCATTGGTGGTGCGATTGGTACGGGCCTGTTCATGGGTTCGGGCAAAACCATCTCTCTTGCTGGTCCTTCGATTCTGATCATTTATATGATTATCGGGACCATGTTCTTCTTCCTCATGCGTGCATTGGGCGAAATTTTATTGTCCAATTTACACTATAAGTCGTTTATCGACATGGCTCATGATTTGATTGGGCCAGGTGCGGGTTACTATATCGGTTGGTCCTATTGGCTCGGTTGGGTCTTGGTCGGTATTGCGGACTTGGCAGCCATTATTAACTATCTCGGCTTTTGGCTCCCGCCAGATATGACCTTTACGCCTATGGGACAGGCTTTAATCAGTGTCGGCTGTGTGCTGTTTGTCCTTGGGCTAAATTTGCTGACTGTGAAACTCTTTGGTGAAATTGAATTTTGGTTTGCTTTAATCAAAATTTTAGCCATTTTAGGGTTGATCGTGATTGGTGGCTTTATGGTGTTTAGCCATTTCCAAGTACCAGGTGGTTCAGTTGCAAGCTTCAGTCATGTTTGGTCGCATGGCGGGATGTTCCCTCAAGGCGGCAGTGGCTTTTTAGCAGGCTTCCAAATTGCACTCTTTGCCTTTGTCGGTGTAGAGTTGATTGGAACCATGGCTGCTGAAACCAAAGACCCTGAAAAGAACTTACCGAAAGCAGTGAATGCGATTCCAACCCGTATTATTTTATTCTATGTGTTGTCGCTATTTGTCGTGATGTCGGTGACGCCGTGGAATCAAATTCCTGCGGATCAAAGCCCGTTCGTTTCACTATTTTTACATGCGGGTATCCCAACTTCAGCCATCATTATGAACTTGGTGGTACTGTCTTCAGTGATGTCTTCCATGAATAGTGGTGTGTTCTCTACATCACGGATGCTGTTTGGTTTGGCAAGAGAAGGGCAAGCACCACAGAGCCTAGCTCGTCTGTCAAAACGTGCGGTACCAGCAAAAGGCCTATTCTTCTCATGTGCCTTTATCATGGCAGGTGCGGCGCTACAGTACTTTGTGCCGAACACGGTTGAAGCCTTTACATTAGCCAGCTCATTGTGTGTGATTCTGTTTATCAGTATCTGGAGCATTATTATGGTGTGCTATATCCGCTACCGTAAATTGCGTCCTGAGCTACATGCAAAATCGACCTTTAAAATGCCGGGTGGTGTTTGGATGTCTTATGTGGTCTTAATCTTCTTATTCTTCACGTTGGTTATTTTGAGTTTAGAGGCGGATACCCTTCGCGCATTGATGATCAGTCCGTTATGGGTGATTATTTTAGCCGTGACCTATCAACTGCTGTACAAACCGCGTATGAAAAAACGTCTGTTAGAACAGCAACTGGATAACTAA
- the hemJ gene encoding protoporphyrinogen oxidase HemJ, with protein sequence MDAPSDAFLWVKALHIIAVVCWFAALFYLPRLYVYHAMSEDAVSHQRFEVMERKLYRGIMWPAMIATLITAHFLVDWGDATRHYHDALWFYLKVGLVGLLVIYHFVCGYYRKKLIGHAHYKSHKFWRFFNEMPTLILFAVVILVVVKPTF encoded by the coding sequence ATGGATGCTCCTTCTGATGCTTTCCTCTGGGTAAAAGCATTACATATCATTGCAGTCGTTTGTTGGTTCGCTGCGCTCTTCTACCTCCCTCGTTTATATGTCTATCACGCCATGAGTGAAGATGCCGTCAGTCATCAGCGCTTTGAAGTGATGGAGCGCAAGTTGTACCGTGGCATAATGTGGCCTGCCATGATTGCCACACTCATTACGGCACACTTTTTGGTCGATTGGGGCGATGCAACCCGTCACTACCATGATGCCTTGTGGTTTTATCTTAAAGTTGGTTTAGTAGGACTATTGGTGATCTACCACTTTGTTTGCGGTTATTACCGTAAGAAATTGATTGGTCATGCGCACTACAAGTCACACAAATTTTGGCGCTTCTTTAACGAAATGCCGACCCTCATTTTATTTGCTGTGGTGATTTTAGTCGTGGTTAAACCGACATTTTAA
- a CDS encoding D-amino acid dehydrogenase, translating into MRVIVLGSGVIGVASAYYLAQQGASVTVLDRQAGPAEETSFGNAGQISPGYSTPWAAPGIPFKAVKWMFQHHAPLAINIDGSMWQLNWMAQMLKNCNPQSYAINKERMTRVAEYSRDCLRELRKETGIHYENRAKGTLQVFRNEAQLDAVQRDIQVLKECGVDYELLLKDDLAKVEPALEYAKDKLVGGLHLPNDETGDCYLFTNALANLAKDMGVEFKFNQNVEKLVVEGDEIKGVVVDGQVLTADRYVLAFGSYSRDFLKPLNLNLPVYPVKGYSLTIPIVDPAFAPQSTVLDETYKIAITRFDQRIRVGGMAELSGFNHGLNQDRRATLEMVTQDLFPGGNLAEASFWTGLRPMTPDSTPIIGATRFKNLFLNTGHGTLGWTMACGSGKLISDLVMNHQPDISTEGLSIQRYPSAA; encoded by the coding sequence ATGCGTGTAATTGTCTTAGGTAGTGGTGTCATCGGTGTTGCAAGTGCATATTACCTTGCACAACAAGGCGCAAGTGTTACGGTTTTAGACCGTCAAGCTGGTCCTGCTGAAGAAACTAGCTTTGGGAACGCAGGGCAAATCTCTCCGGGTTATTCTACACCGTGGGCTGCACCTGGTATTCCGTTTAAAGCCGTAAAGTGGATGTTCCAACATCATGCACCCTTAGCCATTAACATTGATGGTAGCATGTGGCAGTTAAACTGGATGGCGCAGATGTTAAAAAACTGCAATCCACAAAGTTATGCCATTAACAAAGAACGTATGACGCGTGTTGCTGAATACAGCCGTGACTGCTTACGTGAACTACGTAAAGAAACTGGCATTCACTATGAAAACCGCGCGAAAGGAACTTTACAGGTTTTCCGTAATGAAGCTCAATTGGATGCCGTACAACGTGACATCCAAGTGTTAAAAGAATGTGGCGTCGACTACGAACTATTATTAAAAGATGACTTAGCCAAAGTTGAGCCAGCTTTAGAATATGCCAAAGACAAACTGGTCGGTGGTTTGCATTTACCGAATGATGAAACAGGTGACTGTTACCTATTTACCAATGCTTTGGCAAACCTTGCAAAAGACATGGGTGTAGAATTTAAATTTAACCAAAATGTTGAAAAACTAGTGGTTGAAGGGGATGAAATCAAAGGCGTGGTGGTGGATGGTCAAGTGCTTACAGCAGACCGTTATGTGCTTGCTTTTGGTAGTTATTCACGTGATTTCTTGAAGCCATTGAATTTGAATTTGCCTGTATACCCTGTCAAAGGCTACTCACTAACCATTCCAATTGTAGATCCTGCATTTGCGCCACAGTCTACGGTTCTTGATGAAACTTATAAAATTGCCATCACGCGTTTTGACCAACGTATCCGTGTGGGGGGGATGGCAGAACTGAGTGGTTTCAACCACGGTTTAAACCAAGATCGCCGTGCAACTTTGGAGATGGTGACTCAAGACTTATTCCCAGGCGGAAACTTAGCTGAAGCCAGTTTCTGGACAGGTTTACGTCCAATGACACCAGACTCAACGCCAATCATTGGTGCGACTCGTTTTAAAAACCTATTCTTAAATACAGGACACGGCACCTTGGGTTGGACCATGGCATGTGGTTCAGGCAAGCTTATTAGTGACTTGGTGATGAATCATCAACCAGACATCAGTACTGAAGGTCTCTCTATTCAACGTTATCCTTCAGCAGCCTAA
- a CDS encoding sporulation protein has translation MFNKLMSSLGLQGIQVDTRLHTTAPQAGQAIQGEVIFKGVASNKIINGIYLKLMTTAEVESDDAEYNSALSIAEWHISGSFELQAHQSHAFPFSIQLPFETPITDVPCRINKTRVWLHTHLDVDWGLDATDKDYLQILPTPTMQAFIQAMQQCGFQLMTVDVEKGQLRGNGFYSSIGCYQELEFRPMQLFNSINEVEVSFVAEQHQTHVLLEVDRKFRGDGFNSLTIPHHQANPALLANEIRRMLGL, from the coding sequence ATGTTTAACAAACTTATGTCTAGTCTTGGCTTACAAGGCATTCAAGTCGATACTCGTCTACACACCACCGCGCCACAAGCGGGTCAAGCCATTCAGGGTGAGGTTATTTTTAAAGGTGTAGCATCTAATAAAATTATCAACGGTATTTATTTAAAGCTCATGACCACAGCCGAGGTTGAGTCAGATGATGCTGAATACAATAGCGCGTTAAGTATTGCCGAATGGCACATTAGCGGGTCTTTTGAGTTACAAGCCCATCAGTCACATGCATTTCCTTTTTCGATTCAACTGCCCTTTGAAACGCCAATTACAGATGTGCCTTGTCGCATCAATAAAACCCGAGTGTGGTTACATACGCATTTAGATGTGGACTGGGGACTCGATGCAACTGACAAAGACTATTTACAGATCTTACCGACACCGACCATGCAGGCATTTATTCAAGCCATGCAGCAATGCGGTTTTCAGTTGATGACCGTCGATGTTGAAAAAGGCCAATTGCGTGGCAACGGCTTCTACTCCAGTATTGGTTGTTATCAAGAACTTGAATTTAGACCTATGCAATTGTTCAATAGTATCAATGAAGTTGAAGTGTCCTTTGTGGCAGAGCAACATCAAACCCATGTGCTTTTGGAAGTGGATCGTAAATTTCGTGGTGATGGCTTCAACAGCCTTACCATTCCACATCATCAGGCCAATCCTGCACTGTTAGCGAATGAAATTAGACGTATGTTGGGACTTTAA
- the rpsL gene encoding 30S ribosomal protein S12 translates to MATTNQLIRKGRTTLVEKSKVPALKACPQRRGVCTRVYTTTPKKPNSAMRKVCRVRLTSGFEVSSYIGGEGHNLQEHSVVLIRGGRVKDLPGVRYHTVRGSLDCAGVKDRNQSRSKYGTKRPKK, encoded by the coding sequence ATGGCAACAACAAATCAGTTGATCCGTAAGGGTCGTACGACTTTAGTTGAAAAATCTAAAGTTCCTGCGTTGAAGGCTTGTCCACAACGTCGTGGTGTTTGTACACGTGTTTACACAACTACACCTAAAAAACCTAACTCAGCAATGCGTAAAGTTTGCCGTGTGCGTTTAACTTCTGGTTTTGAAGTTTCTAGCTACATCGGTGGTGAAGGCCATAACCTACAAGAGCACAGTGTTGTTCTTATTCGTGGTGGTCGTGTTAAAGACTTACCAGGTGTACGTTACCATACCGTTCGTGGTTCTTTAGACTGTGCTGGTGTTAAAGATCGTAACCAGTCTCGTTCTAAATACGGTACTAAACGTCCTAAGAAATAA
- a CDS encoding beta-ketoacyl synthase N-terminal-like domain-containing protein, with protein MKRVVITGMGINSCIGNTLEEVTHALQNGISGTRFNPTYAELNFKSHISAAAEQDFDGIDRKLKRFMGVCAMYAYNAAVAAVENAGLTAEQIGGNPRYGIAGGSGGGSTASVVEMKELLDTKGARKVGPFFVPRNMSNTITANVGVAFKMQGVAHTITSACATSADAIGYAYNLIQLGKQDLMLAGGGEEDHWSQSLLFDAMGALCSKYNDTPETASRPYSADRDGFVIAGGGGFVVLESLEHAQARGANILAEVVAYAANSDGADMVAPSGEGATRCVLMALEEAKQHGVDSIDYVNTHGTSTPAGDITELLAMERAFGEGKVPPLSSTKSMTGHSLGAAGVQEAIYSVLMMQNDFIAPNINVTELDEGAKPFDIVLEKRDAKLNTVMSNSFGFGGVNACLIFKKWEG; from the coding sequence ATGAAACGTGTAGTAATCACTGGCATGGGTATCAACTCATGTATCGGTAATACTTTGGAAGAAGTTACTCATGCATTACAAAACGGGATTTCTGGGACACGTTTTAACCCAACCTATGCTGAACTCAATTTTAAAAGTCATATCAGTGCTGCTGCTGAACAAGACTTTGATGGTATCGACCGTAAGCTAAAACGCTTTATGGGTGTTTGTGCCATGTATGCATACAATGCTGCGGTTGCTGCGGTTGAAAACGCAGGCTTAACAGCAGAGCAAATTGGTGGCAACCCACGCTATGGTATCGCGGGTGGTTCAGGTGGTGGTTCAACTGCATCTGTAGTTGAAATGAAAGAATTATTAGACACCAAAGGCGCACGTAAAGTTGGTCCGTTCTTCGTACCACGTAATATGTCGAATACGATTACAGCAAACGTTGGCGTTGCTTTTAAAATGCAAGGTGTTGCACACACCATTACCAGCGCATGTGCAACGTCTGCTGATGCCATTGGTTATGCCTACAACTTGATTCAACTCGGCAAACAAGACTTAATGCTTGCAGGTGGCGGTGAAGAAGATCACTGGTCACAAAGCTTATTGTTTGATGCGATGGGTGCACTTTGCTCGAAGTACAATGACACACCTGAAACTGCATCTCGTCCATATTCAGCAGACCGTGACGGTTTCGTTATTGCTGGTGGTGGCGGTTTCGTGGTACTTGAGTCACTTGAACACGCTCAAGCACGTGGTGCTAACATTTTGGCTGAAGTTGTTGCTTACGCTGCGAACAGTGACGGTGCAGACATGGTTGCACCATCTGGTGAAGGTGCAACACGTTGTGTACTTATGGCACTTGAAGAAGCGAAACAACACGGTGTAGACAGCATTGACTATGTCAATACACACGGTACGTCTACACCAGCAGGTGATATTACAGAATTATTGGCAATGGAACGTGCCTTTGGTGAAGGTAAAGTTCCTCCACTCAGCTCGACTAAGTCAATGACAGGTCACAGCTTGGGTGCTGCAGGTGTACAAGAAGCGATTTACTCTGTATTAATGATGCAAAATGACTTTATTGCACCAAACATCAACGTGACTGAACTTGATGAAGGCGCAAAACCTTTTGACATCGTACTTGAAAAACGTGATGCAAAATTGAATACTGTGATGAGTAACAGTTTCGGTTTTGGCGGTGTAAATGCTTGTCTCATTTTTAAAAAATGGGAAGGCTAA